The following DNA comes from Nicotiana sylvestris chromosome 10, ASM39365v2, whole genome shotgun sequence.
GGTGGTCGATGCAGGACATGACCAAAAAACTGAACAATATGACACAAAAATTAAATCAAACTAGGAGTGTAATTAAAACATACCCATGACTCCACTAACAACACTACGAACAGCACAGTTGTTCCAAATGTCTTGTCCCCTTATTTCCTCCACAGTAGGCATCCGAATAGGCTCAATCTGAGGCTTCTGAGCTTCTTCTGAGCTTGACTGTGCCTCATTTGATTCAGTTGCTCGATCACTCATTGCAGCTCAGGAAAAATGAAACTGCAATTAATTTAAGATAAATAGattggaaaaaagaaaatattgcaTTGAAAAGTTTGAAAATGATCTTAGGTAAAGAGGAGGCTTGCGGTTGGGCGGCAACCGGCGGCTTTTGTAGGTTTAGTTTCATCATTTATGGCGGGTTACTTTACACTGGTCAGATTCAAAATGGGTTCACGGGTTTGGAGTCATAACCCGAATATAAATGGGCTTCAAGTCGCTTGTGGAAAAATCACAAATAGCCACTTTTCGGCTGATTTGCACAAATGTCCATTTTAAGGATACTGTTTAGATTTTGTCCCCATTATAAGATTTTGTGCACATATATCCTTTGAAAAATTACCCTTTCGGACAATAGTAAATTCAGGTCTAATGTTTGCTCATATAACTTATAGTTTGTTCATAAAATATTAAACTATGATCTAAATTTTATAATACCATGCAAAATTTTAGATTGTGGTCCAATATTTTCTCGTAAGATTTTAAGCTTGCTAAAAAGGATCTTGGTGAATTAAAAGGTTCATCGTTGGCAGAAAAATAAAAGTGATTCGTTTACGAAACAATTGATACAAAGAGGGACAATCGGTAAAAACTTCACCCACTTTTCtgcctttaaaattgaaaaatagctatTGTCCGGAGAATTCAAATTCCCCGAGTGTCTCCTAGAGTTTCACTTGTGGAATTTGAATTACTAagatagtggctatttttcaaaaatatggACGAAAAATGGCCAGCGGGCTATTTCTACCTTGGTTATATGAACGATTACCAAACTAAATGCAAATAGATGATGTAATGTGTCGCAGGCCATGTATCATTCTGAGTTTTGGTGATGAACGTGTACTCTATAGCTAATTTCTTATCAATGAACGCGATTTATAAGGttactttttaaaaaattaacCAAAAATCAACAACGTTTTGAAATTATAAAGTGGTTATTACTATGTTTTATCCTAAAAAAAAGAGCaaccggtgcactaagctcccgctatgggCAGGGTCCGGAAAAGGGCCAAACCACAATGGCTTACCCGCAAGAGGCTATTTCCAcaactcgaacccgtgacctcctggtcacatgacaacaactttttctggttacgccaaggctcccgtCAAGTATGTTTCATCCTACAAATTATAATAAGTAATTTGCCTAGTAGAGAGGACATTAACAAAGAAAAGTTTTTGTTTCACATACTAAGAAATATAAGAAAGGTTCAGTTAATACGTAAGACTTACTTATGTACAGTAAAGACCAAAGATAGATAGAGATATGTCGACCCTAAGCTACAAAGACAAACTCAAAGttgcctttgtattatttttcttgaTCAAAGTAGTATAATTTTATTGATAATGACTAATGAGAAAacatgcttctgtattatttagCTGCAGACCATTATAATTACAATCTACTCTTCTTCACTGGTCCCATCTCCTTTGCCTTTGTCCTCAACAAGTGCTTTTGTATTTTCCCAGTAGCAGTCTTTGGCAATGGTCCAAACACAACTGACTTTGGAACCCAGTACTTAGGCATTTTCGATCGACTAAAGTTCATAATATCTTCTGCCAACTGTTGTTGGTCTGTTTTCTTCACATCAGCCTTTAATGTCACGAATGCACAAGGCGACTCGCCCCACTGCTCATCCGGCCTTGCCACTACAGATACCTCTAGTATTGCTGGATGTAGATATAGGATATTCTCGACCTCGACACTACTTATGTTTTCACCACCGGAAATGATGATGTCCTTTGATCTGTCTTTGATTTCTATATATCCGTCCGGATGCTTAACTGCAAGATCACCCGAGTGATACCAGCCTCCAGCAAAAGCGTCCTCGTTAGCTTTAGGATTCTTCAGGTACCCTTTCATTACAACATTACCTCTGAATACAATCTCTCCTATTGTTTTTCCGTCTGCTGGGACAGGTTTCATGTCTTTCGTGGTAACAACATCTAATCGCTCCAAACCAACATATCTCACACCTTGGCGTGCATGCAGACGTGCCTGGACATCCGGGGGAAGTAAATCCCACTCGGGCTTCCACGTGCATACAGTGGAGGGGCCATAGGTTTCAGAAAGGCCATAAGTGTGTAAGACACGGAAGCCACGTTGTGACATTGCTGCAAGAacagaaggaggaggagaagcaCCGGCTGTGCTGACGTGCACAAGACGAGGCAAAGGAAGGATGGTCTCCTCTTTTGGGGCATTAACTATGGTATTGAGAACCACAGGTGCAGCAGAAAAATGAGTCACACCAAGATGGGCTATAGCCGAGTAAACAGCCTTTGCGGTTACCTGCATGCCGAAAACGGGAACAGAAGGCAAGCTTGTAAAGAACCAGAAACAAAGCAGATATAAGGAGCAGTGTGTTCAAAAACCAACTCAAAAGGCATTTTCTTTTTACCTCCTCCAATTTAGAAATAGATCTTAAGAGCCAAGTGCTTCCATTTCAATAACTATTGAGATAATTAAGTTTTACACTGCAAACCAACCAAGCGAAATGGAAAACAATTCAACCAAACTCGGAACtccaaaaagggaagaaaagaaatGGAGTTGCGTGCTACCTAGCCAAACTCCTGTCATGTCCTCCCTCTAATTTTTAAATTCCCGCCTTAGTGTCCAATTTCATAATATACCCAAACGCTATTGTCCATTCTATATAGTTTGAATTTTCTCTAAATGTCAGCACTAggagatatggtgcaaaataaacAATTATGACTGCAGTCGTCCATCTTACTCAATTAGGATTTGGTAATCCAATACTTCGTAGGTCAAAGCATACTATAGCTGAAATCTATTTTTTCATGTGCCAATTAGTTTGGCATACCTATGACCAAGCAGATTACGCACTGCTCTCTATTAAGTTGCAAATAAGGCATGAGAATTCCGTGTGCAGAAAAAAGAACAACGGAATTACCTGTCTAAGGCATATGTTAGTCCCACAAATTGCAGCAATTGTCCAAGCGAAACACCAACCATTACAGTGAAACAGTGGTAGAGTCCACAGATAAACAGCTCCCTCTTGCATGCTCCAAATCACAGCATTACTCAGCGCCATAAGATAAGCCCCACGATGGTGCAGCACCACTCCTTTAGGACTAGCTGTTGTGCCGGAAGTATAGCCCAAAGCAATAGTTTGCCACTCATCCTCTGGTGGCATCCATTGAAAGTCTGGATCGCCAGTTTCTAGGAATTTCTCGTATTCAATTGCCCCTTTCTCAAGAGCATATTGGACCGGTGTTGGATCACAGTTTTTATCAGCAATTACAATCAGAACTGGAGCCTTAAATTTTCCTTTACTGTTATTTTCCCATACTTTTAAAGCTTCCTCGGCCAAGGGAAAATACTCTTGGTCCACCATGACAACAGCAGCCAAGCTATGGCCCAAAAGAAAAGCAATCGTTTGTGCATTTAGACGGACATTGACAGCGTTTAAAACAGCTCCAGCCATTGGAATTCCAAAATGAGCTTCATACAAAGCGGGGACGTTTGGGGCAATAACTGCAACCTGCCAATGAAGTGGACAAAACAAGGATAACTAGGCGCATCCACAGGGATACAGGAAATGCATTTCATCAAGAGGACAACAATATTGATGTCCACAACAAACTAATTCAAAGTTTTGGCATTTTTGTTCATTTAATATGGAGAGACAAAGTGCAACAGGCAACAGAACAAATAAAAGTTGGTGTACATAATACTTAATCGCCTCTTCTTAAATTGATGATCCAAAAACCCaatatgtaaattttagcttCTTCTTTCATCCAACTATCTTTACTCATCTTTTTCTAATCTTAAAAGCCATTAAATAGATTAAAACATGTAGGATGAGAAGCAGAACCATGCATTATTATATCCTACTATGACGCCATGAATGAAATTGGCAAGCCCATTACAAGAGGAAAAATATGGGAAAGGTCAACTTACAGCAAAGAATGAAACTTTTGGGGATTGAGAGGCAGAAAAACTAACATTCTACATATTTATATTGAGAAAACAAAGATCCTCTAGTAAACTCAAAGTTAATATCATTTCTGCTGTCTGATTTGTCAACAGATAGCAGGAATGTTTTCGATGTATACATAGTTTATGTTGTATAATACCAGTAGATGAAAAGCTGTGAACCTATCCTTGCTAGCTTAGTTTATTATAGTATATAACATACTAATATCTAATTGTCACTTCCTACTTATATGGAGCCCAATTACGTTCTCTCTTCTTCTACCCCTCATGTTCACTCTCTCTCAGGCTCGCATACATGCAAGCATGCATGCACACCATGTTTCACACTTTCAACCAAGAATCAGACTGAGCCTATTATATATTAGATTCATCTTTCTTTATTCCTTGTTATTGCAGAATCTGCTTGTGGATGACAGCGTAATGGATTGCCTCATGAGAATAGCACAGATCTTACCTATATATACAAAATCTACTCTACTTTGATGGTTAGTTCAAGTTATCTTTTGCAGAAAAAGCAAAGAGATTTATAACTGAAGATTTTCATGGGACAGCATGTATAAAACCACTCTGGTTAAGAGTTCACTGAAATACCAAAATGACATGCCTTATATGGTTAAGAGTTCACTGAAACTCTAACACAAGCCTTATATGGTTCTAAGGCTAACCGAACAACAATTGCACCAGTAAAAGAGCTAAAGAGCAGATGAAGCCAAAACTAGTTTGAAGAAAACAAAGATAATGCAGTGCTACAGTGAGATCAACTGATCAAGTGCCGTGGTGCTCTCTCGAATACCAATGCATAATCACTTTAAGGCTCATATTGCATCTCTGAGAGACTGAGACTTGCATCAAAGAAATGTAATTTCTTCAGCTAGATTTCCGTTAAAATATAGGTTACCAAGCACTACTTTTTGTAATAGATCTCATAAAATGCAATAACACTTGGAAACAGGACAGTGAGATTAAATAAAGTTGGATTATTTCTAAAAGGAAATGACTTCCACCCGTGACAAAAGTCAATTTCCCCATTTTGGCGAAAAACATTTTTTTGGAGAAAAAGATTTTCCAATAATCAAGGTAACCAAAAAAATTTGCCGCCATACCAAACACGCTAAGGAAATAAAACAGCTGGTGCCTTTACAAGGATCGGATAGTTGACATTAGTTCTTCAAAAGATCAGACTATAACTTGCGGGAAACAAATTCAAAATCAACCAAATTTCAGCAGAAATCACTTTCAGGTTCACTTAGTCAATAGCTTGTACAAAATAAATAGAGTAGCAATTAGTTCAAGAATAGAAAAGAGAAAGCACAATAATAGCACCTAAGTAATAGCAGGtcttcaacaaaaatagaagatGAAAATGTTACACCAGTCCAAAGATAACAAGCGCTGCACACGCAGAGGATAAATAACAGAAACATCAACTAAAAATCCATTCTTGGATTTGGAATGGACATACCAAACCAGAGTAATCAGAGTATTCTGCAGACAAATGGACGAATTTCCATAATTCAATGACTCAAAAAATGAGCTTAATTGAGAAAAATAAGAAAGCGGACCAATACATAGAATACTAAAGACACTACAAAGGGGAGAAATGAAACTTCCGATGCATCAATCAACTATGTCTCAATAACAAACCAGTTGGAGACAGCTATATCAATCCTGTATATCCATTTTGCTTTGTTCAAGCCCAAAAAAATAATATTGATAAAAAGaacataaataataaataaatggaCTAAGAAACAGATATAGAGGCTgatctttttcttcttatttttctttttcgaaaAAATTTGACGAGTAAAATGCTGATTAGTAGATATTCAACATGTTCTCCATATCTAGAAAGGTAATACTGAAGAAGATGCTAATAACAACAATGTCAAGTATATGTCTTCCACTTGGGCTTGGCTATATAACTAATCCCTCTTAGCTCAGTTCAGGTCAGATGGAACTATACAGCAACAACGACaacaataatagtaataataatgatGACGACTGCtacaacaacaacttttaaaggGGCGATCCCCGGACAAGGGAAAATCTGATCTTTTTCTTTTGTCTGTTTTAGTTGACGAGCAAACAACAAAACGCTTAATTTAGACCAAATATGCTATATTTTCCATATTCTAGAGCAATAGCAATAACAATAGTAGTAGTAATAATGATGATGATTACAACAGGGTAAGGTTACGTACAAAGGGTAAGGTTACGTACAATAAACCCTTGTGGTTCAGCCCTTCCCTTGACCCCCGCATTGCTGGAGCCTAGTGCCCCGGGCtgccccttttttttttcttaattaattgACGAGCAAACAATAAAATGCTGGATTTAGTACAACTTTTCTATATTTTCCATATTCTAGAAACTAGAAAGGTGATATATACGGAGGATTACAATTATTTTTAATGTGCGCAA
Coding sequences within:
- the LOC104247004 gene encoding acetate--CoA ligase CCL3, yielding MAERDIDDLPKNSANYTALTPLWFLDRAATVYPNRKSLIHGSVEYTWHQTYRRCRQLASALTKRSVTFGSTVAVIAPNVPALYEAHFGIPMAGAVLNAVNVRLNAQTIAFLLGHSLAAVVMVDQEYFPLAEEALKVWENNSKGKFKAPVLIVIADKNCDPTPVQYALEKGAIEYEKFLETGDPDFQWMPPEDEWQTIALGYTSGTTASPKGVVLHHRGAYLMALSNAVIWSMQEGAVYLWTLPLFHCNGWCFAWTIAAICGTNICLRQVTAKAVYSAIAHLGVTHFSAAPVVLNTIVNAPKEETILPLPRLVHVSTAGASPPPSVLAAMSQRGFRVLHTYGLSETYGPSTVCTWKPEWDLLPPDVQARLHARQGVRYVGLERLDVVTTKDMKPVPADGKTIGEIVFRGNVVMKGYLKNPKANEDAFAGGWYHSGDLAVKHPDGYIEIKDRSKDIIISGGENISSVEVENILYLHPAILEVSVVARPDEQWGESPCAFVTLKADVKKTDQQQLAEDIMNFSRSKMPKYWVPKSVVFGPLPKTATGKIQKHLLRTKAKEMGPVKKSRL